The sequence GCTGGAACAGTACCGCCGCTTCGCGCGGGCTATGCAGCGAGCCAGCGAGCCGTTCTGGCGAGAGCTCGATCTGACCATGGCGCAGTTACGGACGCTCTTCACGCTGGCGCACGAAGGGTCGGCCAGCATCGGTCAGGTCGCGGAGGCACAGCGGGTAAGCCTGCCAACCGCCAGCCACCTCGTCGAGCGTCTCGTTCAGGCCGGCCTCGCCACGCGGGAGGAGGATCCCGCGGACCGGCGCCGCATGGTGGTGCGTCTCACGCCCGCGGGTGAGGAACTGGTGAACAAGATTCGCCACGGCGGGGACCGACAGCTTCGGGGCTGGCTCGGCCACCTCAGCCACGACGACATTGCGGCTCTGCTACGGGGGATGACCGCGCTGGCGATTGCGGCCGAGCGCCACGCCCCACCGCGGGACTGCGGGGAAGGCGGAGGGCGCCCACCACCCAGACCCGCCAGGCCGCTCGCCGCGGCACAGCGGACCTCAGCAGAGACTGAAGAATCGGAAGACTAGGGAGACACGTTCATGATTGAGACGTCGCACCGGGCAGCGGGCACGGAGACGACGCAGTCGGTCGATGAGTCGGTAGACAAGCGCCGGCTCGTCTTTATCGTCATCGGCGTCCTGCTCGGGATGCTCCTCGGCGCGGTCGATCAGACCGTCGTCGGCACCGCCATGCCGCAGATCATCGCCGACCTCCACGGGTTGCAGCATTATGCCTGGGTCTTCACGGCCTACATGCTGGCCTCGACCGTGAGCGTGCCGATCTACGGCAAGCTGTCCGACATCTACGGCCGCCGGGGGTTCTTCCTCCTCGGGATGATCTTGTTCCTGGCCGGGTCGGCCCTGTCCGGCATGTCCCAGACGATGACGCAGCTCATCCTCTTCCGCGGCCTGCAGGGGCTCGGCGCCGGGGCGATGCTGCCGATCGCCATCGCCATCATCGGTGACGTCTTCCCACCGTCGGAGCGGGGTAAGTGGCAGGGGCTGATGGGCGCCGTCTTCGGCCTCGCGTCGATCATCGGCCCGACCCTGGGTGGCTGGATCACCGACAACTGGGGCTGGCCCTGGGTTTTCTACGTGAACATGCCGATCGGCGCGGTGGCACTGCTGACCGCCGGACTGGCCATCCCGGCCACGACTCGCCGCCGGCAGCACCGCATTGACTATGTCGGTGCTACCTTGTTGGTCCTGGGTACGGTTCCGCTGCTGTTGGCCTTCACGTGGGGTGGCGAAACGTACCCCTGGGGGTCCGTCCAGATCATCGGGATGCTCGCCTTTGCCACGGTGGCGCTGGTGGCGGCGTTCATCTGGGAGAGCCGGGTGGAGGAGCCGATCATCAGCCCGGGGCTGTTCAAGAACAGCGTCTTCACCGTCTCGGTGTTGGCCTCGTTCCTGGCCAGCGCGGGGATGTTCGGCGCCGTGATGTACCTGCCGCTCTTCATCCAGGGGGTGGTCGGCAACAGCGCCACCAACTCCGGCGTGGTGCTGACCCCGATGATGCTCGGCTTCATCGCCAGCAGCATCGTCGGAGGCCAGCTCCTCTCCCGGACCGGTAAGTACAAGGTGCTGTCGATCGTCAGCTTCGCGGTCGGGGCGGTCGGCGCCTTCCTGCTGTCCCAGATGGATACTAGCGTGAGCAACGGCGTCGTCGTCCGCAATATGGTGATCATCGGCCTCGGGATCGGGGTGTCGATGAGCCTGTTCACGATCATCACCCAGAACGCGTTCCCAATTCAGAAGCTGGGCGAGGTGACCGCCAGCCTGCAGTTCTTCCGGTCGATCGGCGGCACCATCGGCGTTGCGGTGCTCGGCACGGTGATGACGAACCGCTACAATGCCGTCTTCGCGAGCAACATCCCGGCGCAGGTCCGGGAGCAACTGACGCCGGAGCAACTCGCAGCCCTGCAGAACCCACAGGGCCTGATGGCGCCGGAGACGGCCGGGATGATCCAGCAGATGTTCGCCCAGTTCGGCGCCCAGGGGCAGGAGATCTTCGCCCAGGTGATGCTCGCCATCCGCGAGAGCCTGGCCACGGCGATCACCGACCTGTTCGTGGTGACAACGATCGCGCTCGTGCTCGCTACGGTGTCCTGCTTCTTCTTGAAGGAGATCCCGCTGCGGAAGACGAACCGCGTGGAGGCGAGCGCCGAGGCCGCCCAGCCGGAGGAGGTCGCGGAGCCGCCCGCTCCGGTGGGGGCGGACGACTAACCCCACGACGACCGGGCGGCGGCCACGTCCCAGCCGCCGCCCGCTTCACACGACATCGGGGGATGCACGTATGGCCGAAGAGATCATCCAGGTCGATCAGTTGGTCAAGCGCTACGGCGACTTGACGGCCGTGGACGGAATCTCCTTCACGGTGAGAGAGGGAGAGCTGTTCGGGTTCCTGGGGCCGAACGGCGCCGGGAAGTCGACGACCATCGGCGTCCTCTGCACGTTGCTCCGGCCCAGCAGCGGGCGCGTCGTGATCAACGGCTACGACGTCGTCGCCGACCCGGCCGGTGTGCGCCGCTCGATCGGCATCATCTTCCAGGACTCCAGCCTCGACATCGAGCTGACCGCCATGGAGAACCTGGCCTTCCACGCGCGGATCTACAACCTCCCGCGCGGGAGTTGGGAGCCACAAGCAGAGCGCCTGCTGCGCATGGTCGATCTCTGGGAGCGGCGCAACGACCTGGTCAAGACCTTCTCCGGCGGCATGAAGCGCCGGCTGGAGATCGCACGCGGCCTGCTCCACCAGCCGCACGTCCTCTTCCTGGACGAGCCGACGATCGGGCTGGACCCACAGACGCGCCAGCATATCTGGAACTATCTGGAGCAGCTCCGCGCCGAGACCCGGATCACCCTGTTCCTGACCACGCACTACATGGACGAGGCCGAGCGCTGCGACCGGATCGCGATCATGGACCACGGCAAGATCGTTGCGCTGGACACCCCCGACCGGCTCAAGGCGATGGTCGGCGGCGACGTGATCACGCTCAAGACCCGCGACAACGACGCGGCAGCCCGGGAGATCACGGCCGGCTTCGGCCTGGAGCCGATCGCGTTCGACGGCGTGCTCCGGTTGGAGGTCCCCGAGGGCGAGTCGTTCATCCCCCGGCTGGTGCAGGGACTCAGCGTGCCGATCGAGACGATCAGCCTGCACCGGCCCAGCCTCGACGATGTCTTCGTCCGCCTCACCGGCCGGGCCATGCGTGACGAAGAGGTGACCGGCGTCGATCAGATGCGCGCGGTGATGCGCATGCATCAGAGGAGATGAGTGAGATGGCGACCCCGAGCATCGCGACCGAGCGGCGGTCACCGCGGGCCAACCCCAGCACCTGGGGCGCTGCCCTCAACGGCATCATCACCCTGTGGTACCGGGATGTGCTCCACTTCACCCGCGACCGAGCCCGGATCATCGGCAGCTTCGCCCAGCCCATCCTCTTCCTGTTCATCTTCGGCACCGGGCTGTCGGCGTCGATCGGCCCGCTCGGCGGGGGAGGCGCCGGGCAGGAGGGCGTCAGCTACGTCCAGTTCATCTTCCCGGGGATCATCGCGATGGCGGTGCTGTTCACCGCTGTCTTCAGCGGCATCGCAATTGTCTGGGATCGCGAGTTCGGCTTCCTGAAGGAGGTGCTGGTGGCGCCGCTGCCCCGCTGGGCGATCGCGATCGGCAAGGCGCTGGGGGGCGCGACGACCGCGATGGTCCAGGGCATCCTGATGCTGATCTTCGCGCCGTTCGTCGGTGTGTCGCTCTCGCTCGGGAATGTGGCGGGATTGATCCCGGTGATGTTCCTCACCGCCTTCGCGCTCAGCTCGCTCGGCCTGCTGATCGCGGTGAGCATGAAGAGCATGCAGGGCTTCCAGCTCATCATGAACTTCCTAATGATGCCGCTGTTTTTCCTGTCCGGCGCGCTCTTCCCGCTCCAGAACCTGCCCGGCTGGCTGACCGCCTTCACCCGGATCAACCCGGTCAGCTACGGCGTGGACGCCATCCGGCACCTGGTGCTCGGGACCGGCTCGCCCGCGGCGGAGCAACTGGGCCTGACCGTCCTCGGTGTGCGCATGACGCCGCTCCTGGACATGATGGTCGTGCTCGCCTTCGGCATGGTCATGATCGCGCTGGCCGTGCGCCGGTTCTCCGTACAGGAGTAGCGACCACGGCCCAGGTGTTGCCAGCCATTTCCGCGTCTGCTACGCTGACGTCGGCGGATCATAGCGAGCAATCTGGGATGTCGCCGGCGTCGACGCCGTGCGCGACGAGGAGTACAGGGTGCTGCTGGACCCGCGGCTCTGGTTACTCATCGGGCTCAGCCTGGCCATGCTCTTCACCCTCGAAGCGATCGAAGAGTTCGTGGAGGGTGCCTGGCCACAGATGCGCCGCCCCGCCAACGGCTGGGGGGCGGTTGGGAGCACGCATACCCTGTGGGCAGCGGTCGCGTTGTTCATGCTGCCGGGTCTGGTGCTGACGATCCTGAACCTGGCGATCCTCGTGGCCAACGATCTCCCCTACGCCAACGCGCAGCTCCTGGGCACGATCTTCGTCGTCATCGGCTGGCTGGTCTACCTCGCCACCACCACGAACCTCGGCGGCGTCGGGACCTATCTACAGGAAGCCGGTCTGATCGCGCCGCTGGCGCTGCTGGTCATCCTCGCCCTGGGTGACCTCCTGCTGCTGATCTCCCTCATCGACATCTTCCCGACCAACCTGCTCTCCGCGCTCCGGCAGGGGTAGCGGAGCCGCAATCAGGTGCGCGGGCGTGTCGCCCGTCCCCGTAGGAGCAGTCCTCTCCCCCACCCCCTCTCCCAACGTTGGGAGAGGGGAGCGACGCACGGACGCCAGCAACATGCCAGCGCTCCTGTTTTCCCGTTTATGTTGGGCGGGCGGGCTTTGTGCCCGCCCGCAGTCTGGTAGGGAGATGAGGGGAGTTGGCGGGGAGGTATCGGGGGACCTCCCCGCCGGGGATGGGTGAAGTGACGGCGTCTGGTTAGGCGACTCGCGCCTGGGGGGCGCAGGGATCGAACGCGCTCACCGGGCGGAGGTCCGGGTCAAGCCGCCGCGCGATCGCCACCAAGGCGCGCGCCGCGCGCTCACGGATCGGCATATCCAACACCACACCAGCGTCGTGCATTTCCGCGAACTGCCGGCTCCGCCTCTCCGACTCGGCAACCCGGTGGGCCGCGATCTTCTCGATGGAATACATGTCGTACACGTCGTTGCTCCTATGGGCTCGCCGACCTCATCACTACTGTCCCTACTCTACGCCGCACGGCCTGACCCCACATCGTGAAAAGTGCGAAATTGCGGCGCGGCCGTGCGGCGTACAGGGCCAGGGCCTGACTACGTAGTTCTACGTAGTCCTTTGGATGCGTACGTTCGCGGGTGGTAAGACTACCAGAGGCGGTTCTCAAGGGCGAAGCGTGTGGCCGCAGCGCGGGAGGAGACCCCCAATTTGTTGTAGATCGAGCGCAGGTGCTGGCTCACCGTGCGCGGGCTGAGGAACAGGCGCTCGGCCACCTGCGCGTCGGTCAGGCCATCCGCTACCAGCCGTAGGACCTCCACCTCGCGGGGCGTCAACCCCGCAGGGTAGGCCGCACCCGCGCGGCGAGCGCGCGACCTGGACAGCCGGGCTTCGATGGCACGTGCCCGGTCCAGCGCCGGGGCTGCGCCCAACGGCTCGAGGATCGCTCGGGCCTCTGCCAGGAGTTCCCGCGCCGCGGCCGGCTGGCGCGTCGCGCCGCGGTGCTCGGCGAGGGCCAGCAGGGTCAGGGCACGCTCGTAGCGGGCGGCGCAGGCGTCGGCCAGTGCCAGGGCGGCGTCCAGGTGGCGCGCGGCGTCATCGTGGCGCCGGGCGGCGGTATCGAGCTCTCCGAGCGTTCGGTAGGCATGGAGCAGAACCAGCGGCTGGCGCGGATCGCTGGCGTCCTCCAGGGCGCGGACGGCGCGTCGCCGCGCCGCAGCGGCTTCGCCCGCTGCGCGATGGTACGCGGCCCAGCCGAGATGGCCGGCCGCGCGCCCGAGTACCGCC is a genomic window of Sphaerobacter thermophilus DSM 20745 containing:
- a CDS encoding MarR family winged helix-turn-helix transcriptional regulator produces the protein MAESRDNLIDAVLEQYRRFARAMQRASEPFWRELDLTMAQLRTLFTLAHEGSASIGQVAEAQRVSLPTASHLVERLVQAGLATREEDPADRRRMVVRLTPAGEELVNKIRHGGDRQLRGWLGHLSHDDIAALLRGMTALAIAAERHAPPRDCGEGGGRPPPRPARPLAAAQRTSAETEESED
- a CDS encoding MDR family MFS transporter — protein: MIETSHRAAGTETTQSVDESVDKRRLVFIVIGVLLGMLLGAVDQTVVGTAMPQIIADLHGLQHYAWVFTAYMLASTVSVPIYGKLSDIYGRRGFFLLGMILFLAGSALSGMSQTMTQLILFRGLQGLGAGAMLPIAIAIIGDVFPPSERGKWQGLMGAVFGLASIIGPTLGGWITDNWGWPWVFYVNMPIGAVALLTAGLAIPATTRRRQHRIDYVGATLLVLGTVPLLLAFTWGGETYPWGSVQIIGMLAFATVALVAAFIWESRVEEPIISPGLFKNSVFTVSVLASFLASAGMFGAVMYLPLFIQGVVGNSATNSGVVLTPMMLGFIASSIVGGQLLSRTGKYKVLSIVSFAVGAVGAFLLSQMDTSVSNGVVVRNMVIIGLGIGVSMSLFTIITQNAFPIQKLGEVTASLQFFRSIGGTIGVAVLGTVMTNRYNAVFASNIPAQVREQLTPEQLAALQNPQGLMAPETAGMIQQMFAQFGAQGQEIFAQVMLAIRESLATAITDLFVVTTIALVLATVSCFFLKEIPLRKTNRVEASAEAAQPEEVAEPPAPVGADD
- a CDS encoding daunorubicin resistance protein DrrA family ABC transporter ATP-binding protein, with translation MAEEIIQVDQLVKRYGDLTAVDGISFTVREGELFGFLGPNGAGKSTTIGVLCTLLRPSSGRVVINGYDVVADPAGVRRSIGIIFQDSSLDIELTAMENLAFHARIYNLPRGSWEPQAERLLRMVDLWERRNDLVKTFSGGMKRRLEIARGLLHQPHVLFLDEPTIGLDPQTRQHIWNYLEQLRAETRITLFLTTHYMDEAERCDRIAIMDHGKIVALDTPDRLKAMVGGDVITLKTRDNDAAAREITAGFGLEPIAFDGVLRLEVPEGESFIPRLVQGLSVPIETISLHRPSLDDVFVRLTGRAMRDEEVTGVDQMRAVMRMHQRR
- a CDS encoding ABC transporter permease, encoding MATPSIATERRSPRANPSTWGAALNGIITLWYRDVLHFTRDRARIIGSFAQPILFLFIFGTGLSASIGPLGGGGAGQEGVSYVQFIFPGIIAMAVLFTAVFSGIAIVWDREFGFLKEVLVAPLPRWAIAIGKALGGATTAMVQGILMLIFAPFVGVSLSLGNVAGLIPVMFLTAFALSSLGLLIAVSMKSMQGFQLIMNFLMMPLFFLSGALFPLQNLPGWLTAFTRINPVSYGVDAIRHLVLGTGSPAAEQLGLTVLGVRMTPLLDMMVVLAFGMVMIALAVRRFSVQE